GGGCTCGGCGAATGGATGGCAAAGCCCGCGCAGGGCGGCAATCCGTTTCTGCATCCGTGGTGCAACCGCATCGACGGCGATGCGTATTGGGCCAACGGCAAGAAGTATCTCTTGAACGCCGACCTCAAGAACTTCCGCAAGGACGGAAACGGCAAGCCGATACACGGCCTCGTGGCGTTCGCTGACGAATGGCGGGTTTCGGCGCTCGAGGCGGATGACGACGGCGCGGTGACGTCAAGCCGGCTCGAGTTTCGCCGGCCGGACTGGCTGGCGCAGTTCCCGTGGGCGCACAATGTGGTGATGACGCATCGGCTGCGGGGCGGCGTTCTCGAAGTGGAAACCAAACTCGAGAACCTCTCCACAGAGCCGATGCCGGTCTCGCTTGGCTATCACGCCTACTACCGCGTGCATGACGCGCCGCGCGACCAGTGGCGCGTGCACATCGGCGCCAAGGACCACGTGACGCTTTCGGGCGTACTGATCCCGACCGGCGAGACCACGCCGGTTACGTTCGCCGATCCGATGTCGCTCGACGGCACTCAGTTCGACGACGTCTTCTCCAATCTGGTCCGCGACGCCGACGGACGCGCGCGCTTCTCCGTGACCGGCAACCGCGAGAAAGTGACCGTGGAGTTCGGGCCGGCTTACCCGGTAGGCGTCGTCTACGCGCCGCAGGGCCGCGGCTTCATTTGCTTCGAGCCGATGGCCGGCGTCACCAACGTTTTTAATCTTGCCCACGAAGGTAAGTTCCCCTTGCAGAGCGTACCGGCGGGCGGCGAATGGAAAGAAAGCTTCTGGATACGGCCCGCCGGATTCTGATCGCGGCGGCGTTCGCTCCGCTATTGGCCGCGCAGGTGGCTCGCATCCCGTCGACGGCGCCGGCGCGTTCGGGCGCGCCCACGCCCGACGCCCAGACGGCCCAACAGGAGGCCGCCAAGCGCATTGAGCTGAACGTTCTCGGGCGCACCGACACGGCATCGGGCGAGAGCCGGCGCAACGAGAACATCCAATTCAATCTCGTCGACAACAACGCGCTGAAAGAGCTGAATCTGCGGCTGGGAACATCGGCGACGATCATTGAGGAGTTCCGGCCCGAGCGCAACTACTTCGGCGCCGAGTTCGGCAATCCCCCCTCGGCGGTCATCCACGCGCAGCCGCTGAAGCCGGGACGGTTTCACGGGCGGATGCACTGGTCGCACTTGAACAGCGCCACCAGCGCTCGGTCGTTCTTCCAAGTGGGGAGCGTAAAGCCGGCCCGGGAGAACGACTATGGACTCTCTCTCGGCGGACCTCTTTCGCGCCGGTGGCTGTTCCAGGCCGACGCGAGCCAGCAGAAACTACGTGGCAACGTGAACGGCAACGTGCTGGCGCCCACGGCCAATGAGCGGACTCCGCTCGCCACCGATGCAACCGTACGTGCGCTGATCACGCGCTTCCTGGCGGCCTACCCGCTCGAGCAGCCGAACCGCACCGACATCAACGCTCGCGCTCTAAACACGAATGCGCCGCAGGTGATCGACAACAACAACGCGGCGCTCTCGCTGACGCGTATGGCCAACCGGGACCGCGTGGTGCTTAGCTACTCGTTCTTCTCGCAAAGCGTGGACGCGTTCCAGCTCGTGGCCGGACAGAATCCGGATACGGATACGAAGAACCACCGGGCGCGCATCACGTGGAATCGCAACTGGAGCGCCCGCACGACGAGCGATTTCACCATCGGCTTCGACCGCATCGGGTCCCTGTTGCTGCCGGAGCCGAACGCGGTCGGCACTACCGTCTCCATCGCGGGCCTCACCACGCTTGGTCCACTCGGCGCCATACCCATCGACCGGGCGCAGAATCTATTCCGCTACGGCGGGCAGGTGCGGCACGTGTCCGGTAACCACAACGCGGTGGCGGGCTTCGGCTTGTTGCGGCGGCAGTTCAACGGCATCGAGACAGATGTGAATCGTGGGTTCCTTTCCTTCGCCAACGATTTCGGACGCGACGCGATCACCAACCTGCGGCTCGGCCTCCCGAACCAGTACATTGTTTCCCTTGGCGACGTCCACCGCGGCTTCCGCAACTGGGACATGCAATACTACGCCGGCGATTCGTGGCGGGCGAGCGGGAACCTCCAAGTGCAATTGGGCGTGCGGTACACGCCGGTGACGCGGCCGAGCGAGGTGAACAATCTGAACGCCATCGCCTATGATTGCGACTGCAACAACGTGGCGCCGCAATTCGGGCTGGCATGGAAGCCGGGCCGCAACCTCGGTGTGGTTCGCGCCGCATACGGGTTGCACTACGGTGAAATCTTTCCGGTGACTTTTCAGCAGGTCCGGTTCACGCCGCCACGAAACAGGAAGGTGGTAGTGACCGCGCCGGATATCCTGAATCCACTCGAATCCACAACGCCGGCCGGCGACCGGCCGCGCTCGCTCGCCAATCTCTACCTGCTTGATCCCGAGCTTTCGACGCCCTATTCGCACCAGTACAACTTCAGTTGGGAGCCGAACACACCCGGCGCCTGGCGGATCCAATTCGGATACGTCGGGAGCCGCTCGCATCGCCTCCTGTTGATGTGGTACCTGAACCGTGCGCATCCGGTGGAAGGCATTCCCCAGATCACGGCAACGATCAATGACAGGCGGCCGGATCCGAACTACGCCGAGAAGCGGCTGGTGGTCAACGGCTCCCGCGGATACTTCGACGCAGCGCGCGTGACGCTGATCGTGCCACGCTGGAAGAGCCTTTCCATCGACGCGTCGTATTGGTACTCGAAGGCGATGGACTTGGGGTCGAGCTACACCAACACTGCCTACGAGGCCGATTCGCGCGTATCGCGCAGCCAGAGTGAATTCGAGCAGCAGCGCGATATGAAGGCGCTCTCCAGCTTCGATCAGCCGCACGCGTTTCTTGTGCGCGCGTCCTACCAGTTGTGGGCCTGGACGTTTTCCAGCGTGACCTTACTGAAGTCGGGTACGCCGTTCACCGTCCTCGGCGCCGACGGGCCGGGATACGGCAACGTAGACGGCAATGGCGGGGACCGGCCCAACCTGGTCGACGTGGGTGTGCTGGGCCGTACGATTGGAAACCCGGATACGTCGCAGCAGTTACTGCCGCGGTCCGCGTTTTCATTCCCCCAGCCTTCCGACGAGTTTGGCGGCAATCTCGGGCGAAGCACGTTCCGCAAGGGCGGGATCTACAACGTGAACGCGTCGGTGGGGCGCGAGTTCACGGTGGCCGGGGACCGGAAGCTTGGCCTGCGTGTGGAGGCGGTGAATCTTCTGAACACGCCGCAGTTTGCCGAACCGGGGGTGGAGCTGACGAACCCGAACTTCGGAGCGATCACGAACACGCTCAACGACGGGCGAACGTTCCGGGCTTCGATGCGGTTCAGCTGGTAGGCCGCCAGCGCTATGTCCGGTAGCTGGCGTTGATGCGGATGTAGCCTTCGGTAAAGTCGCAGGTCCAGAAGCGGGACTGGCCGGCGCCTTTGCCCCGGATCACGAAATCGATCTGGCAATCCTTGGCGGCGAGCTTGCGCTTCACGTCGCGCTCACTGAAAGGTGCGGCCAGGCCGCCTTCACACACCAGCGTGCCCTGCAGATAAATGTCGGTCTTGGCGGCATCGAAAACGACGCCGGAGTTGCCGGCCGCGGAGAGAATGCGGCCCCAGTTGGGGTCTGAGCCGGCGATGGCGGTCTTCACCAGCGGCGAATTGGCGATCGCGCGCGCCAACTGCGTGGCGGCCGCGTCGTCCTTGGCCCCGGTGACGTTGATCGTCACGAGCTTCCCCGCGCCCTCCCCGTCGCGGGCGATCTGCTCGGCCAGATGTTGCGACACCTTGGTGATCGCCTCGGTGAACGTCCACAGGTCGTCACGGCCGATCGCGATTCCGGAAGCGCCGCTGGCAAGCACCGCCAGCATGTCGTTTGTCGAAGTGTCGCCATCCACCGAAAGCCGGTTGTAGCTCGCATCGGCGGCCGACACCGCCACACGGCGCAGCACGGCGGGCGAGATAGCGGCGTCGGTCATCAGAAAGCCGAGCGTCGTCGCCATGTTCGGCTGGATCATCCCGGAACCCTTCGTCATGCCAGCGATGCGCACGGTTCCGCGCGCGGTGGCGACTTCCGCGAAGGACACCTTGGGGACCAGATCCGTCGTCATGATGGCCTCAGCCACGTCGTGGAACTTGTCGGGCGAGAGCGCGGCAACCAAGCCGGGCAGCGCTTTCGTAATCAACGCCGGGTCCAGTTCAACCCCGATCACGCCAGTGGACGAAGGTAGTATGGCGGATGCCTCCACGGCGAGCGCCTTCGCTGCCGCGCGGCACGACTCGTTGGCAACGGCCGCGCCGGTACGCGTTGCGCAGTTCGCGTTGCCCGCGTTGATGAGGATGGCGCGAACGCGCCCCTTGCTGCTCTTCAGATGTTGCTGCGCCAACAGCACGGGAGCCGCCTTGATCTGGTTGCGTGTGAAAACAGCGGCCACGGAGGCCGGTTGATCGGCTACGATTAGCGCGAGATCGTCCTTACGGACCTTCCGGATGCGGGCGTAAGTGGACGCGTAGCGAAAGCCGAGCGGTAAGGTCATGCCAATCGTTCATTGTCCAACAACCGCTGGCCATTTCGAAAGGCCTCGCCGGAAATTCTTTTTTTGCCTTGTAACTGTACTTCCAGCAGTTCGATAGCGCCGTCCCCGGTGGAAACAAGCAGGCGTTTGCGGTCCGTCACGATCGTCCCCGGCGCTTCCCCGCCCTGGCGTTCCACCGGACGGCAGCGCCAGATGTGAATTGGCTGGCCGCGCAACTCGGCGAATGTACCGGGCCATGGCTCGAACCCGCGGCACCGCGCATGGATTCTGGCCGCCGGCCAAGTCCAGTCGACGCGGCCGTCTTCCTTCTTGAGGATTGGGGCGAGCGTGGCGCGCGAGTCGTCCTGCGGTTCAGGCGTGATCTCGCCGGCGTCGAGCCCGCGCAGAGTCTCGACAAGCAGACTCGCGCCGGCCGCGGCCAGCCGCGATCCCAACTCGGGCGAGGTCTCCTCCGGGCCGATAGCAGTCTCCCAGCGCAGCAGCATATCGCCCGTGTCGAGCCCCGCGTCGATACGCATGGTGGTGACTCCCGTGCGCGTTTCTCCGTTCGCGATCGCCCACTGGATGGGCGCGGCGCCGCGGTAGGCCGGCAGCAGTGACGCATGTACGTTGATGATGCCGAGCCGTGGGATATCGATAATCGACTGCGGAATGATCTGCCCGTAGCCGACGATGGCCATCGCGTCGGGCGCGAGCGCGCGCAACTCCTCAACGACCTCGGACCGCCGGATGCGCTCCGGCTGGCGGACGTCGAGCCCGTGCGCCAGTGCGGACTCCTTCACCGGCGAGGCCGCCATCGCCTGGCCACGGCCCTTGGGACGGTCTGGCTGCGTGTAGACGGCGGCGATTCGATGGCCGGCACGGATCAGCGCCTCGAGGGGAGGAACGGCGAATTCGGGGGTGCCTAAATAAACGAGCTTCAATTCCACTCGCCCGATTTCACCAGCTTGCGGATGCGGCGCTTGATGAGGTCGCGCTTGAGCATGCTCAGGTGGTTGATGAAGAGCACTCCGTTGAGATGATCGATTTCGTGTTGGAGCGCGCGGGCAAGCAGTTCGTCGCCGGTGATTTCAAACGGTTCGCCGGCTGCGTTGAAGGCGCGTACCTTGGCGATCAGCGCCCGGCGCACGTCCTCTCGAAAGCCGGGAATGCTGAGACAGCCTTCCTCGCCCACCTGCGTGCCTTCGAGCTCCACGATCTCCGGATTCACCAGCACGAGCTTCTGCGCCTCGTCCTCGCCCACCGAGCAATCGATCACCGTGAGCCGCTGGCTCACGCCAACTTGCGGCGCAGCCAGGCCGACGCCCTTGTTGGCGTACATCGTCTCGAACATGTCGGCGACGAGCTGGTGGATTTCGGGGGTATCGAATTCGGTCACCAAGTCGCTTGGGGCTTCGAGGATCGGGTCGCCGTACTTGACAATATGGCGGATCATCTAAAACGCTTTCACCTGCTCTAAATAACCATCATAGTTACGTCGGGTCTCGCCGAGCGAATCGCCGCCGAACTTCTCGAGAAACGCTTGCGCCAGCACGATCGCCACCATCGCCTCGCCGATCACTCCGGCTGCCGGAACCACGCACACATCGCTGCGCTCGTAGGCCGCCGCCGAAGCCTCCCGCGTATCGAGGTCCACCGATTCAAGCGGGCGGCGCAGCGTCGAAATCGGCTTCAGCATCCCGCGCACCAGCAGGTCCTGGCCGTTGGTCATTCCGCCTTCGATCCCGCCCGCGCGGTTGGCGCCGCGCGTAAATTGGCGCTCCGAACGGTCGTAGTGGATCGTGTCCTGCACCTTGGAACCGAAACTCGCCGCTCCTTCGGCCGCGAACCCAACCTCCACGCCCTTCACCGCCTGCATGGAAACAAGCGCCTGCGCCAAACGGCCATCCAACCGCGCGTCCCAAGTGATATGCGAACCCAAACCCACGGGCAGTCCCCGCGCCACCACCTCAAACACGCCACCCACGGTATCGCCCGTGCGATACGCCTCGTCGACGACGGCCTTCATTCGCTGCTCAGCATCTGCGTCCACGCATCCGAGCAGAACCTCGTCCTTCTCCGCGAGAGCCTTAATCTCTCCCCACGCCACGGCCCGGCCCACCCACTCCGGACCTACCGCGATGACGTGGCTCAGCACCTCGATGCCGAACTCGCGCAGCAGTTCCTTGGCCACGGCCCCCACGGCGACTCGCGCCGTCGTCTCCCGGGCGCTTGCCCGTTCGAGGATGTATCGCGCATCGCGATAGTCGTACTTGATGCACCCGGCGAGATCGGCGTGGCCCGGGCGCGGCCTCGTCACCGTTTTCCGATTTGCTTCGCTGCCCTCGTAATCCTCAACCGGAAGGATGGAGGTCCAGTTCTTCCAATCCTTGTTTTCGATGAGAATGGCGATCGGCGCACCGATCGTCTTCGAGTGGCGTACCCCGGCGACGATCTCCGCCCGGTCCGTCTCGATCTTCATCCGCCCGCCACGGCCGAAGCCCTGCTGGCGGCGCCATAGTTCGCGATTGACGCGTTCGAGCGAAACCGGGACGCCCGCGGGCATTCCCGTCAACGTCGCCACCAGACACTGCCCGTGCGATTCCCCTGCCGTCTCAAACCGGAACATTGTGCTTAATCTTCAGGATAGCGGATGGCTTATTCAATCCGCACCAGCGCGCGCTGGATCTCCCCCGTTACCTCGGCATTCCGCTCGCCCACGTACATGTCCACCTCGCTCCGGATCCCGAACCGATCGAGATAGATGCCGGGCTCGATCGAGAAGCAGGTACCGGCGATTAGACGCCGCTCGTCGTGCGTCTCCAGGTTGTCCATGTTGGCTCCCGTGCCATGCACGTCGCGGCCGATCGAGTGCCCGGTGCGATGCACGAACCAATCGCCGTACCCGGCGGCGGCGATATGACCTCGTGCCGCATCGTCCACCTGATAGCCGGCCATCTCCGTTCCTGCCGCTACTCCCTCCCGCACGAACCGGATTGCCGCGTCTCTCGCTCCGGTCACAACACCGAACACGTTTTCCACGTCCGCCGGCGGCGCGCCCGTAAAGCCGGTCCACGTGATGTCGTAATAGACGGCGTCGGGGGCGGCGGCGAGCTTCGCCCATAGGTCGATCAGCACAACATCGCCCCTGGCGATCTCCTTATGGAGTTCGGCTGTGGGTTCGTAGTGCGGATTGGCGGCGTTCTCGTTCACGCCGACTATCGGACCGTGGTCCGTGAACAGCCCGTCCCGCTCGAACGCGGTGAGGATGAACGTCTTGATGTCGAACTCAGTCACCGGCAGCCCGCCCCGCAACCGTGCAGCGATCTCCTCGAATGCGCTTCGCCGCACTGCGTCCACACGCCGTCCCGCTTCGCGATGCGTCTCCAATTGATGCGCGGACCAGCGCGCCTCGAAAATCTGAATCAGGTCGGCCGAGGTGACCACCTCCACTCCAAGGTCCCGAACCACCTCCACCGTCCCCGCATCCACCATCGAGACATACGGCACCGCGTTCTTCGGCGAGTACTGCATCGCCACGCGCCGGCGTCCGGTAAGCATCGCGCGGAGGCCTTCGAGCTGCGTCTGCCAGCTCGAATAGATGGTGCGCGCGCCGGGAACCGCGTCCAGCATTCCGGGCTCGATGCGGTGAACCAGTGCTTTCGGCTCGCCACTGGCCGGAATCAGGTAATACCAGCGGCGCGTGGGAGTCCGCGGGGCGGAGAAACCGAGAATGCGGTAGGCGAGCGGGTCCCGTTCGTGGTGATCGTAGAAGAGCCACCCGTCCAGGCCGGCGTCAGCAAGTGCGCGTTGAATGTCACCGATTTGCATTGGCATTTTCCATGAATGGCGCGAGCTTTTCCGCCGGCGGCGGCGCCGTCGCCAGGCTCACTCCGATCAGTCCCGCCACCGATGCGGCGAGCGCCGGGTAAACCGCATCCAGCCAGTGGCCCGATAGCTGCCAGCCGACGGTAACCACCGTGCCGAGCGCGATGGAAGCAATCGCGCCCGCTGTGTTCGCTCGCGGCCAGAAGAATACCGCCAGCACCGCCGGCGTAACCGCCGCGCCGTACACCGTATAGGCGTAGAGCGCGGCTTTGAGAATCGATTCGAAATGAGAAGCCTGCAGCAGCGCGAACAGACCCAGAGCCACGATGATGAGGCGCGACACCAGCAGCGTCTCCCGCTCCGACGCTTCCGGTCTCAGAAATCGCACGTAGACGTCGTGAATCAGGTTCGTCGATGGGGAAAAGAGGTAGTTGTTCGCCGTCGAGATGACTTTGGCGAAGATGCCGCCGAGCAACACCGCACCCACCAACGGCGGCAGCCCGAGCCGCGCCGTCACCGGCAGAATCTCCCGCGGATTGTCGATGGTGAACTTGCTCGAGCCGACCACCGCCACCGCAATCAGCAGCGTCTCGAGTAGAAGCGTTCCGGCGATCCAGCCGACCACCGCCAGGTTTGCGTCGCGCTCCGACCGCGCCGAGAAGAACTTCTGGTACATCCCCTGGTTGCCCACCAGCAGCAGCGCCGTCGGGAGCAGATACCCCAGCGCTTCGTACACGGGCAGCGGACCGAACACGGTGAAATGATCGGCCGGCAGCGCCGCCCGCACATGCGCCCAGCCGCCCACTTCCGAGAGGAGCAGCGGCAGGGCGACGATCACGATCACCGTCACCATGCCGCCGATCAGCAAATCCATATAGGCCACCGACGCCATGCCGGCCGCTGCCGTAAACGTGATGACGAATGCGGCGATGACATACATGCCGGTGGTGCGGTCCAGCTCCGGAAAAATCAGATGTAGAATATCGCCGCCGCCCTTGAACTGATAGCTGGTAATAACCGTGTAGGAGATGACGATGGCAACGGTGCCAAGCAGCCGGGCGGTGGCGTTGTAGCGGCTCTCGAGCAGGTCCGGCACGGTGAATTGAGCGAACCGCCGGGCGCGGCCGGCAATAAAGTAGATCACCACCAGTCCAAGCCAACCCCCAGCCGGCTGCCACAACGCCGCGAAACCGTTGCGGTAGGCGTTCTCGCCCCCGGCGAACAGGCTGCCGGCGCCGATCCACGACGACAGCAGCGTGAAGACCAAGACCGGCCATGGGAGCGATCGCCCGGCGACGAGAAAGTCCGTGCGGTTGCGGATGGCGAGCGTCTTGTAAATGGTGACTCCGCCCAGCGCCGCCACCACGATTCCCAGAACCACCGCGTAAATCACTGCCGGATCGCCTCCAGCCGTCTCGCCTCAACCGACACCGGGAAACTCGCCACGCCGGCCGTCGCCCGCCCGTCGGTGATCGTGAACGAGAGAACGCCGTCGCGCCAGTCCTGACTGGAGCCGTCCCAATTCTGAACGGCCGCCGTCAGCGTGTATTCCTGCGGCGCGAGGAGGCAATCGAACTCGAAGTCTACTTGCAAGATTTCCCCCGGCTGAAAATCTCCCAAACGCCGACCCTCGACGCGAGTGTTGGTGCCGAAAACATCCATACCCAGCCGGTCCCTGATCAGTATACCGACGATCGGGTCAGCCGCCGCCAACTGGAACTCGGCCGCCACTCGAATCACTACGGTGGAACCACTTGGTATCGAGGTATTCGCGTTGGCGCCGCCGCGGAGTACCTCTACGCTGCAAATTCGGCTTGCACCATCTCCATGCCGGAACGACGAAGTCGGACCCGCCCCCGCCGCCTCTTCCGGACGCCGCTGCCATTCGTGAACCATTCCGATATAGCGGTTTACAATCGACTCCGGCGGCCCATCGGCCTCCACCCGCCCGCCGACCATCAGAACCGCACGGTCAGCCAGACGTTTGACAAGTCCAAGGTCGTGCGAGACGAACAGAACCGTGGCGCCACTCTCCTTCAGGGCTTCGAACTTGCGAACGCATCGATTGGCGAATATCGCATCGCCTACGGCGAGGGCCTCGTCGACGATGAGGATGTCGGGATCGACGTGAATGGCCGCCGCGAATGCGAGCCGGACGTACATGCC
This DNA window, taken from Bryobacteraceae bacterium, encodes the following:
- a CDS encoding M24 family metallopeptidase; this translates as MQIGDIQRALADAGLDGWLFYDHHERDPLAYRILGFSAPRTPTRRWYYLIPASGEPKALVHRIEPGMLDAVPGARTIYSSWQTQLEGLRAMLTGRRRVAMQYSPKNAVPYVSMVDAGTVEVVRDLGVEVVTSADLIQIFEARWSAHQLETHREAGRRVDAVRRSAFEEIAARLRGGLPVTEFDIKTFILTAFERDGLFTDHGPIVGVNENAANPHYEPTAELHKEIARGDVVLIDLWAKLAAAPDAVYYDITWTGFTGAPPADVENVFGVVTGARDAAIRFVREGVAAGTEMAGYQVDDAARGHIAAAGYGDWFVHRTGHSIGRDVHGTGANMDNLETHDERRLIAGTCFSIEPGIYLDRFGIRSEVDMYVGERNAEVTGEIQRALVRIE
- the aroC gene encoding chorismate synthase translates to MFRFETAGESHGQCLVATLTGMPAGVPVSLERVNRELWRRQQGFGRGGRMKIETDRAEIVAGVRHSKTIGAPIAILIENKDWKNWTSILPVEDYEGSEANRKTVTRPRPGHADLAGCIKYDYRDARYILERASARETTARVAVGAVAKELLREFGIEVLSHVIAVGPEWVGRAVAWGEIKALAEKDEVLLGCVDADAEQRMKAVVDEAYRTGDTVGGVFEVVARGLPVGLGSHITWDARLDGRLAQALVSMQAVKGVEVGFAAEGAASFGSKVQDTIHYDRSERQFTRGANRAGGIEGGMTNGQDLLVRGMLKPISTLRRPLESVDLDTREASAAAYERSDVCVVPAAGVIGEAMVAIVLAQAFLEKFGGDSLGETRRNYDGYLEQVKAF
- a CDS encoding aldose 1-epimerase produces the protein MLQAANYTAERTTVDGVEVIHLADAAAKTEVWIAPSFGNNAYSMKVNGKDVFWRPTEGLGEWMAKPAQGGNPFLHPWCNRIDGDAYWANGKKYLLNADLKNFRKDGNGKPIHGLVAFADEWRVSALEADDDGAVTSSRLEFRRPDWLAQFPWAHNVVMTHRLRGGVLEVETKLENLSTEPMPVSLGYHAYYRVHDAPRDQWRVHIGAKDHVTLSGVLIPTGETTPVTFADPMSLDGTQFDDVFSNLVRDADGRARFSVTGNREKVTVEFGPAYPVGVVYAPQGRGFICFEPMAGVTNVFNLAHEGKFPLQSVPAGGEWKESFWIRPAGF
- the argJ gene encoding bifunctional glutamate N-acetyltransferase/amino-acid acetyltransferase ArgJ, which encodes MTLPLGFRYASTYARIRKVRKDDLALIVADQPASVAAVFTRNQIKAAPVLLAQQHLKSSKGRVRAILINAGNANCATRTGAAVANESCRAAAKALAVEASAILPSSTGVIGVELDPALITKALPGLVAALSPDKFHDVAEAIMTTDLVPKVSFAEVATARGTVRIAGMTKGSGMIQPNMATTLGFLMTDAAISPAVLRRVAVSAADASYNRLSVDGDTSTNDMLAVLASGASGIAIGRDDLWTFTEAITKVSQHLAEQIARDGEGAGKLVTINVTGAKDDAAATQLARAIANSPLVKTAIAGSDPNWGRILSAAGNSGVVFDAAKTDIYLQGTLVCEGGLAAPFSERDVKRKLAAKDCQIDFVIRGKGAGQSRFWTCDFTEGYIRINASYRT
- a CDS encoding TonB-dependent receptor — its product is MERKLLDTARRILIAAAFAPLLAAQVARIPSTAPARSGAPTPDAQTAQQEAAKRIELNVLGRTDTASGESRRNENIQFNLVDNNALKELNLRLGTSATIIEEFRPERNYFGAEFGNPPSAVIHAQPLKPGRFHGRMHWSHLNSATSARSFFQVGSVKPARENDYGLSLGGPLSRRWLFQADASQQKLRGNVNGNVLAPTANERTPLATDATVRALITRFLAAYPLEQPNRTDINARALNTNAPQVIDNNNAALSLTRMANRDRVVLSYSFFSQSVDAFQLVAGQNPDTDTKNHRARITWNRNWSARTTSDFTIGFDRIGSLLLPEPNAVGTTVSIAGLTTLGPLGAIPIDRAQNLFRYGGQVRHVSGNHNAVAGFGLLRRQFNGIETDVNRGFLSFANDFGRDAITNLRLGLPNQYIVSLGDVHRGFRNWDMQYYAGDSWRASGNLQVQLGVRYTPVTRPSEVNNLNAIAYDCDCNNVAPQFGLAWKPGRNLGVVRAAYGLHYGEIFPVTFQQVRFTPPRNRKVVVTAPDILNPLESTTPAGDRPRSLANLYLLDPELSTPYSHQYNFSWEPNTPGAWRIQFGYVGSRSHRLLLMWYLNRAHPVEGIPQITATINDRRPDPNYAEKRLVVNGSRGYFDAARVTLIVPRWKSLSIDASYWYSKAMDLGSSYTNTAYEADSRVSRSQSEFEQQRDMKALSSFDQPHAFLVRASYQLWAWTFSSVTLLKSGTPFTVLGADGPGYGNVDGNGGDRPNLVDVGVLGRTIGNPDTSQQLLPRSAFSFPQPSDEFGGNLGRSTFRKGGIYNVNASVGREFTVAGDRKLGLRVEAVNLLNTPQFAEPGVELTNPNFGAITNTLNDGRTFRASMRFSW
- a CDS encoding ABC transporter ATP-binding protein, producing the protein MLTVHRLSKRYLLFERPWERLLGRPGREFWALREVSFRAAPGEFVAIVGPNGSGKSTLLQIVSGILQPTRGRVVAEGRIAALLELGAGFNPELTGRENVLLNSEVMGVARVDMRARMPAIEEFAGIGEYMDRPVKEYSSGMYVRLAFAAAIHVDPDILIVDEALAVGDAIFANRCVRKFEALKESGATVLFVSHDLGLVKRLADRAVLMVGGRVEADGPPESIVNRYIGMVHEWQRRPEEAAGAGPTSSFRHGDGASRICSVEVLRGGANANTSIPSGSTVVIRVAAEFQLAAADPIVGILIRDRLGMDVFGTNTRVEGRRLGDFQPGEILQVDFEFDCLLAPQEYTLTAAVQNWDGSSQDWRDGVLSFTITDGRATAGVASFPVSVEARRLEAIRQ
- the fmt gene encoding methionyl-tRNA formyltransferase — its product is MELKLVYLGTPEFAVPPLEALIRAGHRIAAVYTQPDRPKGRGQAMAASPVKESALAHGLDVRQPERIRRSEVVEELRALAPDAMAIVGYGQIIPQSIIDIPRLGIINVHASLLPAYRGAAPIQWAIANGETRTGVTTMRIDAGLDTGDMLLRWETAIGPEETSPELGSRLAAAGASLLVETLRGLDAGEITPEPQDDSRATLAPILKKEDGRVDWTWPAARIHARCRGFEPWPGTFAELRGQPIHIWRCRPVERQGGEAPGTIVTDRKRLLVSTGDGAIELLEVQLQGKKRISGEAFRNGQRLLDNERLA
- a CDS encoding sodium:solute symporter family protein, with the protein product MIYAVVLGIVVAALGGVTIYKTLAIRNRTDFLVAGRSLPWPVLVFTLLSSWIGAGSLFAGGENAYRNGFAALWQPAGGWLGLVVIYFIAGRARRFAQFTVPDLLESRYNATARLLGTVAIVISYTVITSYQFKGGGDILHLIFPELDRTTGMYVIAAFVITFTAAAGMASVAYMDLLIGGMVTVIVIVALPLLLSEVGGWAHVRAALPADHFTVFGPLPVYEALGYLLPTALLLVGNQGMYQKFFSARSERDANLAVVGWIAGTLLLETLLIAVAVVGSSKFTIDNPREILPVTARLGLPPLVGAVLLGGIFAKVISTANNYLFSPSTNLIHDVYVRFLRPEASERETLLVSRLIIVALGLFALLQASHFESILKAALYAYTVYGAAVTPAVLAVFFWPRANTAGAIASIALGTVVTVGWQLSGHWLDAVYPALAASVAGLIGVSLATAPPPAEKLAPFMENANANR
- the def gene encoding peptide deformylase; protein product: MIRHIVKYGDPILEAPSDLVTEFDTPEIHQLVADMFETMYANKGVGLAAPQVGVSQRLTVIDCSVGEDEAQKLVLVNPEIVELEGTQVGEEGCLSIPGFREDVRRALIAKVRAFNAAGEPFEITGDELLARALQHEIDHLNGVLFINHLSMLKRDLIKRRIRKLVKSGEWN